In Apium graveolens cultivar Ventura chromosome 10, ASM990537v1, whole genome shotgun sequence, the following are encoded in one genomic region:
- the LOC141691249 gene encoding uncharacterized protein LOC141691249, with protein sequence MGLDESMFKKVASAAKAKEAWEILQNNFKGVDKVKKVRLQTLRGEFESLHMKETESDPDYFIRVSSVVNQMKNYGENLENSRVNEKILRSLNTKLQLVGISIEESNDTETMMVDQLMGSLQEYSEMLLKKEETDSQVPKSNVSVEDKDKVLYTQYSRGRGRGCVNKNFHQDRGRGFVSNRFGEQVQENQQVWHGQGRSRGRGGRSAPGRGNRSNIECYNCGKFGHFSKDCWFNKRVEEKANIA encoded by the coding sequence ATGGGCTTAGATGAATCCATGTTTAAAAAGGTGGCATCTGCAGCAAAAGCAAAGGAAGCATGGGAGATCCTACAGAATAATTTCAAAGGTGTTGACAAAGTAAAAAAGGTACGATTACAAACCCTACGTGGTGAATTTGAATCATTACATATGAAAGAAACGGAATCAGACCCAGATTATTTTATAAGGGTTTCCTCGGTTGTAAATCAAATGAAGAATTATGGAGAAAATTTAGAAAATTCTCGTGTCAATGAAAAGATACTGAGATCTTTGAATACAAAGTTGCAACTTGTTGGCATTTCTATTGAAGAATCAAATGATACAGAAACCATGATGGTGGATCAACTTATGGGGTCCTTGCAAGAATATTCTGAAATGTTGTTAAAGAAGGAAGAGACAGATTCTCAAGTTCCGAAATCTAATGTCTCTGTGGAAGACAAAGATAAGGTGTTGTACACACAATATAGTAGAGGAAGAGGACGTGGCTGTGTAAATAAAAATTTCCATCAAGACAGAGGACGTGGTTTTGTAAGCAACAGATTTGGAGAACAGGTGCAGGAAAATCAACAAGTTTGGCATGGACAGGGACGTAGTCGCGGCAGAGGTGGAAGATCAGCCCCTGGAAGAGGTAATAGATCAAATATtgaatgttataattgtggaaaatTTGGACATTTTTCCAAAGATTGTTGGTTTAACAAAAGGGTTGAAGAAAAAGCAAATATAGCCTAA